The Helicobacter mustelae genome has a segment encoding these proteins:
- a CDS encoding L-serine ammonia-lyase — protein MISILEIYKIGIGPSSSHTMGPMKIAKNFVDALIGAGLLEKATRIIADVYGSLSLTGRGHQTDIAIILGLAGNTADNVDIDATQEFLKNLRETKTLQIYGEKFSLDFEEERDILFHKEFLKLHENGLRLSAFAGERELLSKTYYSVGGGRIVEERDFGQENVNRISVPYPFSSAKELLEHCDETSLSISSIVLENELVSHSMEEIQQYFDRIYSTMKACMHRGFEKEGLLPGCLKVPRRAAFLHRELIANKANQEDPMRIFDWVNLFALAISEENASGGRIVTAPTNGACGIVPAVLFYYDHFIEKLTQDVYLRYFATSAAIGLLYEMNASISGAEVGCQGEVGVACSMAAAGLAELLGGNARQVCMAAEIGMEHNLGLTCDPVAGLVQIPCIERNAIASIKAINAARMAILRKNSARVSLDEVIATMYRTGRDLNSKYKETSQGGLAFTLNNCG, from the coding sequence GTGATTAGCATTTTGGAAATTTATAAAATCGGGATAGGGCCATCTAGCTCCCATACCATGGGTCCTATGAAAATTGCCAAAAATTTTGTGGATGCCCTGATTGGTGCGGGATTGTTGGAAAAAGCCACGCGCATCATCGCAGATGTCTATGGCTCACTGTCTTTGACAGGTAGGGGGCATCAGACAGATATTGCCATCATTTTGGGTTTAGCGGGTAATACTGCAGACAACGTAGATATTGATGCCACGCAAGAGTTTTTGAAAAACCTGCGCGAGACAAAGACTCTGCAAATCTATGGCGAGAAATTCAGCCTAGATTTTGAAGAGGAGAGGGACATCCTCTTTCATAAAGAATTTTTGAAGCTTCATGAAAATGGGCTGAGGCTGAGCGCATTTGCAGGAGAGAGGGAATTGCTTAGTAAGACGTATTATTCTGTGGGCGGAGGGAGAATTGTGGAGGAAAGGGATTTTGGCCAGGAAAATGTCAATAGGATTAGTGTACCCTATCCCTTTTCTTCTGCAAAGGAGCTGCTAGAGCATTGTGATGAGACCTCACTTTCTATTTCTAGTATTGTGCTAGAAAATGAATTGGTCTCTCACAGCATGGAGGAGATCCAGCAATATTTTGATAGGATTTATTCCACGATGAAAGCTTGCATGCACCGAGGATTTGAAAAAGAGGGATTATTGCCTGGCTGTTTGAAGGTACCCCGTCGCGCGGCATTTTTACATCGCGAACTCATCGCCAATAAAGCCAACCAAGAAGATCCCATGAGAATCTTTGACTGGGTGAATTTATTTGCACTGGCAATCTCTGAGGAAAATGCCAGCGGAGGGAGGATTGTCACTGCGCCCACAAATGGGGCTTGTGGCATTGTCCCAGCGGTGTTGTTTTATTATGATCACTTTATAGAAAAGCTTACCCAAGATGTGTATTTGCGCTATTTTGCCACGAGTGCGGCAATTGGTCTGCTTTATGAGATGAATGCCTCTATTAGCGGTGCAGAAGTGGGCTGTCAGGGAGAGGTCGGGGTGGCCTGCAGCATGGCAGCAGCTGGGCTTGCAGAGCTTTTGGGGGGTAATGCCAGACAGGTTTGTATGGCCGCAGAAATCGGAATGGAGCATAACTTGGGACTGACTTGTGATCCTGTGGCGGGTCTTGTTCAGATTCCTTGCATCGAACGCAATGCTATCGCCTCCATCAAGGCAATCAATGCTGCAAGAATGGCAATCTTGCGCAAAAATAGTGCTAGGGTGAGCCTAGATGAGGTCATTGCTACGATGTATCGCACAGGTAGGGACTTGAACTCCAAATACAAAGAAACTTCACAAGGAGGTCTGGCATTTACGCTCAATAACTGTGGCTAA
- a CDS encoding tetratricopeptide repeat protein, with the protein MKILAFFLLSFSLGLGAPGDAFVKQGQRFYETKDYDEAKSYYQKACDMGNMLGCSGIGMLYENGFGVERDYKKAKQYFDFACKNHDSFGCFQTRLLEIGPKAEKYYQALCDEDEDGIGCQRLADLYYKELGVNKNLQNAAFYYQRACALLVPEACFNLAIMYERGQGKLKKNLEIALAYFYLARNYFEKECQEGQESSCKILHSINMVQD; encoded by the coding sequence ATGAAAATCCTTGCCTTTTTTTTGCTCAGCTTTTCCCTTGGGCTTGGAGCCCCTGGCGATGCTTTTGTCAAGCAAGGGCAGAGATTTTATGAGACAAAGGACTATGATGAGGCCAAGTCCTATTACCAGAAGGCCTGTGATATGGGAAATATGCTTGGCTGCAGTGGTATTGGGATGCTGTATGAAAATGGCTTTGGTGTGGAAAGAGACTACAAAAAAGCCAAACAATATTTTGACTTTGCCTGCAAAAATCATGATAGCTTTGGCTGCTTCCAAACAAGGCTGCTAGAAATTGGTCCCAAAGCAGAGAAATATTATCAGGCATTATGCGATGAAGATGAAGATGGCATAGGCTGTCAGAGGCTTGCAGATCTCTATTACAAAGAGCTTGGTGTAAACAAAAATCTCCAAAATGCCGCATTTTATTACCAGAGAGCCTGCGCGCTACTCGTCCCTGAAGCCTGCTTCAATCTAGCCATCATGTATGAGAGAGGTCAGGGAAAACTCAAAAAAAATCTAGAAATTGCGCTGGCATATTTTTATTTGGCGCGCAATTATTTTGAGAAGGAATGCCAAGAGGGGCAGGAGAGCTCCTGCAAAATCCTGCACAGTATCAACATGGTGCAAGACTAG
- the msrP gene encoding protein-methionine-sulfoxide reductase catalytic subunit MsrP, which produces MWIGRKKSWEIGENEVSDEGVYQARRKILRDAALLGLGNVMFGGGLFGQEAPVLQGLKGDAQIHYKQNKNYVLENITPYEKASTYNNFYEFGMQKDDPARYASVLQTSPWDVVIDGEVQNPMKISIEKILRTMPLEERIYRFRCVEAWSMNIPWVGFELRHLLSLAKPMMQAKYVVFESAKQESMPAVKNPRLVSFMQFPYIEGLRIDEAMHPLTLLSVGMYGRKLPNQNGAPLRLVVPWKYGFKNIKSIVRITLTKDQPTSTWEKLAANEYGFYANVNPDVPHPRWSQASERFIGEGFSLRRQRTQMFNGYGEEVARLYANLNLEKNY; this is translated from the coding sequence ATGTGGATTGGCAGGAAAAAATCTTGGGAAATTGGTGAGAATGAGGTCAGTGATGAGGGGGTGTATCAGGCCCGCCGTAAGATCTTGAGAGATGCTGCATTATTGGGATTGGGTAATGTGATGTTTGGGGGAGGATTATTTGGGCAAGAAGCTCCCGTTCTACAAGGCCTCAAAGGAGATGCGCAAATCCACTACAAACAAAATAAAAATTATGTTTTAGAGAACATCACTCCCTATGAGAAGGCCAGCACGTACAATAACTTTTATGAATTTGGAATGCAAAAAGATGATCCCGCCCGTTATGCCAGTGTTTTGCAAACTTCTCCTTGGGATGTGGTGATAGATGGAGAAGTACAAAATCCTATGAAGATTTCGATAGAAAAGATTCTGCGGACAATGCCCCTAGAGGAGAGGATTTATCGTTTTCGCTGTGTGGAGGCTTGGAGTATGAATATCCCTTGGGTGGGATTTGAATTAAGGCATTTGCTCTCTCTTGCCAAGCCTATGATGCAGGCAAAATATGTGGTCTTTGAAAGTGCCAAACAAGAAAGCATGCCAGCGGTGAAAAATCCACGCCTTGTGTCTTTCATGCAATTTCCCTATATTGAGGGATTGAGGATTGATGAGGCGATGCATCCATTGACTCTGCTTTCTGTGGGAATGTATGGGCGTAAGCTCCCCAATCAAAACGGTGCCCCCCTAAGGCTTGTGGTGCCCTGGAAATATGGATTTAAAAATATTAAGTCGATTGTGCGCATCACCCTTACCAAAGACCAGCCCACCAGCACCTGGGAAAAGCTCGCAGCAAATGAATATGGATTTTATGCAAATGTCAATCCCGATGTCCCTCATCCTAGGTGGTCGCAGGCAAGCGAGCGCTTCATTGGAGAGGGATTTTCTCTAAGACGGCAGAGGACACAGATGTTTAATGGTTATGGGGAGGAGGTGGCTAGATTGTATGCAAATCTTAACTTGGAGAAAAATTACTAA
- the prfB gene encoding peptide chain release factor 2, producing the protein MDSYEYSELLKTLKTKVDSIHKIIKPDTLKERLCEIEKLQQDPNFWNDAKRAGEIGKEKSKIERMLATYQNAKNSIDDARELFEISANDTDTLELLFAESQNLEQEIKKVEIEVMLSGEHDGANAIVTIQPGAGGTESQDWGSILYRMYLRWCERRGFKAEILDYQDGEEAGIKGVAFLVKGENAYGYMKTESGVHRLVRNSPFDANTKRHTSFASVQVSPELDDNIEIDIEEKDLRIDTYRASGAGGQHINKTESAIRITHLPTGIVVQCQNDRSQHKNKASALKMLQSKLYELEREKQNSSVATQEKSEIGWGHQIRSYVLSPYQQVKDNRSNIAYSNVEAILDGDIDSIIEGVLISKTKEKR; encoded by the coding sequence ATGGATTCTTATGAGTATAGCGAGCTACTCAAAACCCTCAAAACAAAGGTGGATAGCATTCATAAAATCATCAAACCCGATACCCTGAAAGAAAGGCTTTGTGAAATTGAAAAACTACAGCAAGATCCAAATTTTTGGAATGATGCAAAAAGAGCCGGGGAAATAGGAAAAGAAAAATCAAAAATAGAGAGGATGCTTGCCACCTACCAAAATGCCAAAAATTCCATCGATGATGCTAGGGAACTTTTTGAGATCTCTGCAAATGACACTGATACACTAGAGCTTTTGTTTGCAGAATCCCAAAACCTAGAACAAGAGATTAAAAAAGTCGAGATTGAGGTGATGCTAAGCGGAGAGCATGATGGGGCAAATGCCATTGTGACCATCCAGCCAGGTGCTGGAGGCACGGAGAGCCAGGATTGGGGGAGTATTTTGTATCGCATGTATTTGCGATGGTGTGAGCGCAGGGGATTTAAGGCTGAGATTTTGGATTATCAAGATGGCGAGGAGGCTGGGATTAAGGGTGTGGCTTTTTTAGTCAAGGGGGAGAATGCCTATGGCTATATGAAAACAGAAAGTGGAGTGCATCGTCTGGTGCGAAACAGTCCTTTTGATGCCAACACCAAGCGCCACACCAGCTTTGCAAGCGTGCAAGTAAGCCCAGAGCTAGATGACAATATAGAAATTGACATTGAAGAGAAGGATCTAAGGATTGACACCTATCGCGCAAGTGGTGCAGGCGGACAACATATCAACAAAACAGAATCTGCCATTCGCATCACCCACCTTCCCACAGGCATCGTCGTGCAATGTCAAAATGATCGCTCGCAACACAAAAATAAAGCCAGTGCGCTCAAAATGCTGCAGAGCAAACTCTATGAGCTTGAGCGCGAAAAGCAAAATAGCTCCGTGGCCACGCAGGAAAAAAGCGAGATCGGCTGGGGGCATCAGATCCGCAGCTATGTACTAAGCCCCTACCAACAAGTCAAAGACAATCGCAGCAATATTGCCTATAGCAATGTCGAAGCGATTTTGGATGGGGATATTGATAGTATTATTGAGGGAGTATTGATTTCTAAAACAAAGGAGAAAAGATGA
- a CDS encoding peptidase U32 family protein, which produces MKKVQLLSPAGDLTKLKIALDFGADAVYGSVSHFSLRNRAGKNFDLDTFAQGIDYAHSHGKKVFAAVNGFPFNHQIKLLERHISQMAELGPDAFIIAAPGVVRLAKKLAPQIPIHLSTQANVLNVLDAEVFYEMGVRRIVAAREMSLKDAIEIKKQLPNLEIEIFVHGSMCFAFSGRCLISSLQNGRVPNRGSCANDCRFDYEYFVRDPESDKLIPFKNELFIKAPDNDVMIKIEEEEGIGSHIFNSKDLNLASHLKEILDSGAIDALKIEGRTKSTYYAGITARTYRMAIEDYYAQNNRKELYQSELNTLKNRGFTDGYIIRRPFERLNTQNHRTAISGGNYQVCGEVLENGEGFMCKFTTRPYDILEIVAPLDCKLPLIENEIGRIYEDGGRFFLVLYKILAGEKELDVIHSGNLHSIKLPAKLPAHSFLRVPMPQSNE; this is translated from the coding sequence ATGAAAAAAGTACAGCTCCTCTCTCCTGCAGGCGATCTCACTAAGCTTAAAATCGCGCTAGATTTTGGCGCAGATGCGGTGTATGGAAGTGTGAGCCATTTTTCCCTGCGAAATCGCGCGGGGAAAAATTTCGACCTTGATACCTTCGCTCAAGGCATTGATTATGCGCACAGCCATGGCAAAAAGGTCTTTGCTGCAGTCAATGGCTTCCCCTTCAATCATCAAATCAAGCTCTTAGAGCGCCACATCTCTCAAATGGCAGAGCTAGGGCCTGATGCCTTCATTATCGCTGCTCCTGGCGTGGTGCGCCTGGCAAAAAAATTAGCCCCTCAAATCCCCATCCATCTCTCCACCCAAGCCAATGTGCTAAATGTTTTAGACGCGGAGGTCTTCTATGAAATGGGTGTACGCAGAATCGTGGCTGCTAGAGAAATGAGCCTTAAAGATGCCATAGAAATCAAAAAACAGCTACCTAATCTTGAGATAGAAATTTTTGTACATGGAAGTATGTGCTTTGCATTTTCTGGGCGCTGCTTAATTTCTTCTTTGCAAAATGGGCGTGTGCCCAATCGTGGGAGTTGTGCCAATGATTGCAGATTTGATTATGAATATTTTGTAAGGGATCCTGAAAGTGATAAACTCATACCTTTTAAAAATGAGCTATTCATCAAGGCACCAGATAATGATGTGATGATTAAGATCGAAGAAGAGGAGGGCATCGGATCGCATATTTTTAATTCCAAAGATCTCAATCTCGCCTCTCACCTCAAAGAAATTTTAGATTCTGGGGCAATTGATGCACTAAAAATTGAAGGGCGCACCAAATCCACCTATTATGCAGGCATCACTGCGCGCACCTATAGAATGGCAATAGAAGATTATTATGCGCAAAACAATCGCAAAGAACTCTATCAAAGCGAGTTAAACACACTCAAAAACCGCGGATTTACTGATGGCTACATCATTCGCCGCCCCTTTGAGCGCCTAAACACCCAAAACCACCGCACCGCCATTAGCGGGGGAAATTATCAGGTTTGCGGCGAGGTGCTAGAAAATGGGGAAGGCTTTATGTGCAAATTTACCACGCGCCCCTATGATATTTTAGAAATCGTTGCACCACTAGATTGCAAGCTCCCCTTGATAGAAAATGAAATTGGAAGAATCTATGAAGATGGGGGGAGGTTTTTTTTGGTGCTTTATAAGATCCTAGCAGGAGAAAAGGAGCTAGATGTCATTCATAGCGGCAATCTCCATAGCATCAAGCTTCCTGCCAAACTCCCTGCTCATAGCTTTTTGCGAGTGCCCATGCCCCAAAGCAATGAGTAA
- a CDS encoding HAMP domain-containing sensor histidine kinase, translating into MGKFVENHQNERLKNDTFLFIHSITFLHGKRDFTGMDDVIREFDYRLISEVPDDVATLFFNENANPRVTIFKNASYVGFLLEYPNRNFVAIKQINRMFWEEYFLQILLLPIALILIIFLVMFYATLNPIERLIQALKASRDGNFNFPISAKPKGEIGNLIQLFSEEQRTVSRILKTRELMLYGIGHELRTPLAKMKLLLGIKSHLDGNDKKLQKYIMDLQKICDNLLEFESIHSGNLTVNKKDFCCTDLLLEALSGFEEEESKISVDIKERFPIRSDLHLLSIVVKNLVENALKYSSDGKIAIGVQDFKIRVSNKGSPLEHEIEYYLKPFYRDVKYDQIDGYGLGLSIVSEIVEVLGIEFEYFYADGMHHFQLNFNKNMDGDKKKLNAGM; encoded by the coding sequence ATGGGGAAGTTTGTCGAGAATCATCAAAATGAACGACTAAAAAACGATACCTTTCTCTTCATCCATAGCATCACATTTCTCCATGGCAAAAGAGATTTCACAGGCATGGATGATGTGATTAGAGAGTTTGACTACAGGCTTATTTCAGAGGTCCCAGATGATGTCGCCACCCTTTTTTTCAACGAAAATGCAAATCCTAGGGTTACGATTTTTAAAAATGCTAGTTATGTAGGATTTTTGCTGGAGTATCCCAATAGGAATTTTGTAGCCATCAAACAAATCAATCGGATGTTTTGGGAGGAGTATTTCCTGCAGATATTGTTGCTTCCCATAGCACTTATACTCATCATCTTTCTTGTTATGTTTTATGCGACCCTAAATCCCATAGAGCGCTTGATTCAGGCGCTCAAGGCTTCTAGGGATGGAAATTTTAATTTTCCCATCTCCGCTAAACCAAAAGGTGAGATTGGTAATCTCATCCAGCTATTTTCAGAAGAGCAGCGCACAGTCTCTAGGATTCTCAAGACTCGAGAACTAATGCTCTATGGCATCGGGCATGAATTGCGCACCCCCCTTGCAAAAATGAAGCTTTTACTTGGGATTAAGTCTCATTTGGATGGCAATGACAAAAAATTGCAAAAATACATCATGGATCTGCAAAAAATTTGTGACAATCTTTTGGAATTTGAAAGCATCCACAGCGGCAATCTCACGGTGAATAAAAAAGATTTTTGTTGCACGGATTTGTTGCTAGAGGCGCTTAGTGGTTTTGAAGAGGAGGAGAGCAAAATCTCTGTGGATATAAAAGAGAGATTCCCTATAAGGAGTGATTTGCACCTACTTTCTATAGTGGTCAAAAATCTCGTTGAAAATGCGCTAAAATACTCCAGCGATGGGAAGATTGCCATTGGTGTGCAGGATTTCAAAATCCGTGTTAGCAACAAAGGCTCGCCCCTAGAGCATGAAATTGAATATTATCTCAAGCCCTTTTATCGCGATGTCAAATATGACCAAATCGATGGATATGGTTTAGGGCTTTCTATTGTTAGTGAAATTGTTGAGGTTTTGGGGATTGAATTTGAATATTTTTATGCTGATGGGATGCATCACTTTCAATTAAATTTTAATAAAAATATGGATGGAGATAAGAAGAAGCTTAATGCGGGTATGTAA
- a CDS encoding aromatic amino acid transport family protein, which produces MIKWNKADVMWMLSLYGTAIGAGVLFLPINAGMGGLIPLIVMLVLAFPLTFLTHRGLCRFVLGGSDKNEDITVVGENYFGKFGGVVLTFLYFFAIFPILLVYSVGITNNISSFFVHQLELEEPNRLLLSFLVVSVLMLVVSFGEEFVIKIMSVIVFPFIAVLVCIALWLIPKWNTALFENISFNGVNGESLWIVMLLILPTMVFAFNHSPIISSLAVHCKQSYGSDADKKASSIIAGSNVLMVITVMFFVFSCAMCLSPMDFKEAKEQNLPILSYLANHFEDMKTFAMVAPVIAFVAMGKSFFGHYLGAREGLNHILLSLTNHKISLSSANKITVLITFFVAWFVAYKNPSVLDIIESIGGPILAIILYLMPLYAIYKFPQLRQYKNLWQNLLVLFFGLITISTAIYKLF; this is translated from the coding sequence ATGATAAAGTGGAATAAAGCCGACGTGATGTGGATGTTAAGTCTTTATGGGACTGCGATTGGTGCGGGCGTATTGTTTTTGCCTATTAATGCGGGGATGGGGGGATTGATCCCTTTGATTGTGATGCTAGTGCTTGCATTTCCTTTGACTTTTTTGACACATCGCGGACTGTGTCGCTTTGTATTGGGGGGATCAGATAAAAACGAGGATATTACAGTGGTGGGGGAGAATTACTTTGGCAAATTTGGAGGGGTTGTGCTTACATTCCTTTATTTCTTTGCTATTTTTCCCATTTTGCTTGTGTATAGTGTGGGAATCACCAATAATATCAGCAGTTTTTTTGTGCATCAATTAGAACTAGAGGAGCCCAATCGCCTACTGCTTTCTTTCTTGGTGGTGAGTGTTTTGATGCTGGTGGTGAGCTTTGGGGAGGAATTTGTGATTAAAATCATGTCTGTGATCGTATTTCCCTTCATTGCCGTGCTTGTTTGCATTGCATTGTGGCTCATTCCCAAATGGAATACAGCCCTTTTTGAAAATATTAGCTTTAATGGCGTGAATGGAGAGAGTTTGTGGATTGTGATGCTTTTAATTTTGCCCACAATGGTTTTTGCCTTCAATCATTCTCCTATTATTTCCTCGCTCGCTGTGCATTGCAAGCAAAGCTATGGATCTGATGCAGACAAAAAGGCTTCTAGCATCATTGCAGGGAGCAATGTTTTGATGGTGATTACGGTGATGTTTTTTGTATTTTCTTGTGCAATGTGTTTGAGTCCCATGGATTTCAAAGAAGCAAAAGAGCAAAATCTCCCCATTCTTTCTTATCTGGCTAATCATTTTGAAGACATGAAAACTTTTGCCATGGTCGCTCCAGTCATTGCATTTGTTGCAATGGGAAAATCATTTTTTGGACATTATTTGGGCGCGCGTGAGGGACTTAATCACATCTTGCTTTCTCTCACAAATCACAAGATCTCTCTATCCAGCGCGAATAAAATTACGGTGTTGATTACATTTTTTGTTGCCTGGTTTGTTGCATACAAAAATCCCAGTGTCCTGGATATCATCGAGAGCATTGGTGGGCCCATTTTGGCCATCATTCTTTATTTGATGCCGCTTTATGCCATCTACAAATTCCCGCAATTGCGCCAATATAAAAATTTGTGGCAGAACCTGCTTGTTTTATTCTTTGGTTTGATTACAATTTCAACTGCAATCTATAAATTATTTTAA
- a CDS encoding HD domain-containing phosphohydrolase — translation MRVCNIIFKDFDQLRRELIAHNVQKVSKEQFFVQIFMGVADKNIAKELLDFFDTALDCRVLLVQSGRETIVSGNIFSSQILISISCFSHSTLKRAYYPADRDIDEIARDIRENLASEKTKLLVVFIACGSFYHQDLLGAIKKELPSLLLCGGRSHPYDMGTMQGLIGDNDGIYDHGMICLSIDSEILSVQSDFVFGWEDIGLPLKITKSQHNIVYEINHKKAIEVFEHYLGKTALENLHATTYIFPLIYRVNGVPIARVAMKICQDGSVVFNDNIPEGTEVKFGFGLMENISRNTELAYAKIPKNVEGIYMYSCIGHLMFSGKEGMESILKIFRDEPALCGFFTFGEIYSCRDQNVFLGLTNTFYCLCEGDFEESQKPSLQKARANLDKGTLVMSTLANLMHRVNQEVMEVTKNFETYYEFVDELMFHIIADAELNILYSNKRISQVSLYDFSQVQGKNCLEFVDAQTREEITHRILPILAEKGQWSGKIYQYRKDGTPYYVKMIIKAIKDREGNVMRYIIGQMDDTADELKRMALESESIFLKRSDEERRYLLDQYQSILDKNQSFFRLDLNRNFIYGNEIFLKITGLKLEEILGKNIYDFIPVNEQRQFDKISKDLVEKGYYEGVLEYTRKDGKKVYIQSAAYFIKDLNDIPFEIIAVGVEITQIIEGVKEIESIQKDVIYSMGAICEGKSRETGNHIIRVAEYSALLAELCGCSKEDQELLRIASPMHDIGKVGISDAILNKSGKLTPEEFEIMKTHTTIGEEIFKNSNRLILRAAGEIAGSHHEWWNGEGYPRGIQGEEIPLFGRITALADVFDALSNDRCYKKAWPLPKVLEYVKSLRGKQFQPELLDLFLENLDRFLEIGKKYQDKNSSSLFAQKEESCGGGGTKHSSRSNHRLSNSAIKNQLQPLCGMVSISDWQRISVEE, via the coding sequence ATGCGGGTATGTAATATTATTTTCAAAGATTTTGATCAATTGCGTAGAGAGTTGATTGCACATAATGTGCAGAAAGTTAGCAAGGAGCAGTTTTTTGTGCAGATTTTCATGGGGGTTGCAGACAAAAACATCGCTAAAGAACTCCTAGATTTTTTTGATACTGCGCTAGATTGTAGGGTTTTGCTCGTCCAGAGTGGGAGGGAAACCATCGTATCTGGTAATATTTTCTCATCACAAATCCTCATTAGCATCAGCTGCTTTTCGCATTCTACCTTGAAGCGGGCTTATTATCCCGCAGATAGGGATATTGATGAGATTGCTAGAGACATCCGAGAAAATCTTGCGAGTGAGAAAACAAAGCTTTTAGTGGTATTTATTGCCTGTGGGAGTTTTTATCATCAGGATTTGCTAGGGGCGATCAAAAAAGAACTCCCTAGTTTACTGCTTTGTGGAGGGAGATCCCACCCCTATGACATGGGCACTATGCAGGGTCTTATCGGGGATAATGATGGGATTTATGATCATGGCATGATTTGCCTTAGCATTGATTCTGAGATTCTTTCTGTGCAAAGTGATTTTGTTTTTGGCTGGGAAGACATCGGCCTTCCGCTAAAAATCACCAAAAGCCAGCACAACATCGTTTATGAAATCAATCACAAAAAAGCTATCGAGGTTTTTGAACATTATCTGGGCAAAACCGCATTGGAGAATCTGCATGCTACCACCTACATTTTTCCGCTCATTTATAGGGTCAATGGCGTTCCCATTGCGCGTGTAGCCATGAAAATTTGCCAGGATGGCTCTGTGGTATTTAATGACAATATCCCTGAAGGAACTGAGGTAAAATTTGGCTTTGGATTGATGGAGAATATCTCGCGCAATACCGAGCTTGCCTATGCCAAGATCCCCAAAAATGTCGAGGGCATTTATATGTATTCTTGCATTGGTCACTTGATGTTTTCTGGCAAGGAGGGTATGGAGAGTATTTTAAAAATCTTTCGTGACGAGCCCGCACTCTGTGGATTTTTTACATTTGGTGAGATTTATTCTTGCAGAGATCAAAATGTATTTTTGGGCTTGACTAACACCTTTTATTGTTTGTGTGAGGGGGATTTTGAAGAGAGTCAAAAGCCCTCTCTCCAAAAAGCTAGAGCAAATCTAGATAAGGGTACTCTTGTGATGAGCACATTGGCCAATCTCATGCATAGGGTCAATCAGGAAGTGATGGAGGTGACGAAAAATTTTGAGACCTATTATGAATTTGTGGATGAATTGATGTTTCATATCATCGCAGATGCGGAATTAAACATCCTTTATAGCAACAAAAGGATTAGCCAGGTTTCCCTTTATGACTTCAGTCAGGTGCAGGGCAAAAACTGCCTGGAATTTGTCGATGCACAGACGCGTGAAGAAATCACTCATCGCATTCTTCCTATCTTGGCAGAGAAGGGGCAGTGGAGTGGGAAGATTTACCAATATCGCAAAGACGGCACGCCCTATTATGTCAAAATGATCATCAAAGCCATCAAGGATAGAGAGGGAAATGTGATGCGCTACATCATCGGGCAGATGGATGACACTGCTGATGAGCTCAAGCGCATGGCATTGGAGAGTGAATCGATATTTCTCAAGCGCAGTGATGAGGAGCGCCGATATTTGCTCGATCAATATCAAAGCATTCTTGATAAAAATCAAAGCTTTTTTCGATTGGATCTCAATCGTAATTTTATTTATGGCAATGAGATTTTTTTAAAAATCACGGGATTGAAGTTAGAAGAGATTTTGGGAAAGAATATTTATGATTTTATTCCCGTGAATGAGCAAAGGCAATTTGATAAAATCAGCAAAGATCTGGTAGAGAAGGGGTATTATGAAGGAGTGTTGGAGTATACACGTAAGGATGGTAAGAAAGTTTATATACAAAGCGCGGCTTATTTTATCAAGGACTTAAATGATATTCCCTTTGAGATTATCGCTGTAGGCGTGGAGATTACGCAAATTATTGAGGGTGTGAAGGAAATTGAATCCATCCAAAAAGATGTGATTTATTCGATGGGGGCAATTTGTGAGGGGAAAAGCCGCGAGACAGGAAATCACATTATCCGAGTAGCAGAGTATTCTGCCCTGCTAGCAGAGCTATGTGGCTGCTCTAAAGAAGATCAAGAACTCCTGCGCATTGCCTCTCCCATGCATGACATCGGAAAGGTGGGGATCTCTGATGCCATTCTCAATAAATCTGGGAAGCTCACCCCTGAGGAATTTGAGATTATGAAAACCCATACTACAATTGGAGAGGAAATTTTCAAAAATTCCAATCGCCTGATCTTAAGGGCTGCAGGGGAGATTGCGGGAAGCCATCATGAATGGTGGAATGGGGAGGGGTATCCTAGAGGGATCCAAGGAGAGGAAATCCCATTATTTGGCCGCATCACTGCACTTGCTGATGTTTTTGATGCGCTAAGTAATGATCGCTGCTACAAAAAAGCCTGGCCGCTGCCAAAGGTGTTAGAGTATGTAAAATCCCTGCGGGGCAAGCAATTCCAGCCAGAACTCTTAGATTTGTTTTTGGAAAATCTTGATCGTTTCTTAGAAATTGGCAAGAAATACCAGGACAAAAATTCATCCTCCCTTTTTGCTCAAAAAGAAGAGAGTTGCGGGGGGGGGGGCACTAAACACTCTAGTCGCTCTAACCACCGCCTCTCTAACTCTGCTATAAAAAATCAGCTACAACCCCTTTGTGGGATGGTTTCTATCAGTGATTGGCAGAGAATATCAGTGGAAGAATAG